AGGAAAGCCACGTTGTTGGAAGTAGAAGAAGCCCATTTAGCTTTTAAAATACGATATCCGTAGTTAGCCATCAGCTTAGACGCATTCGGGCAGCTGGTCCGGTGTATTTTTATGCCGTCATTTACAGTCAGAAATCCGAATACATCATCTCCCGGGATAGGATTACAACAAGGAGCCAGCGTATAGTCTACCTCCTGAAGATCATCCCCGATCAGCAGCGTATCCAGATCTTTCTTGTTTATTTTTTCTACTAATCCGCTGATGTGAGAGCTAAACTGGCTTGGCGAAGTATCAATCAGTTTTTCACTTGCGGCATAATCGCGAAGATTTTTGATATCTATCGTTCCTTTGGCCACATTGTAAAACAGTTCCTGTGAACTCGGAAACTTAAAATAATTGGAAATCTTATTGATATTATCGGTGTTATAGGTAATCTTTAACGATTTCAGTTTACGTTCCAGGATTTCCTTGCCATCTTCAGCAACACGTCGTTTTTCCTCTTTCAGAGACGAACGTATTTTAGACTTGGCTTTGGCTGTTACCACAAAATTTAGCCAATCCTCTTTTGGCACCTGTTTACCGGAGGTAATGATCTCGACCTGATCTCCGTTCTGCAACTTATGACTCAGTGGTACGAGCTTGTGATTGACCTTTGCACCGATACAGGTAGCACCTATATCCGAATGTATTTCAAATGCAAAATCCAGTGCTGTGGCATCATTCGGCAACTGAATAAGGGTTCCTTTGGGCGTAAAAATAAAAATCTCATCAGAGAAAAGATTCATCTTAAAGTCATCCACAAAGTCCAGTGCATTTGAATCAGCACTGCTCAGTACATCTCTTACTTTCTGAATCCATTGATCCAGTCCGCTGTCCGAATTAGACTCTTTGTATTTCCAATGGGCTGCAAATCCTTTTTCCGCAATTTCATTCATGCGTTTGGTTCGTATCTGCACCTCTACCCATTGACCACGTGGCCCCATTACAGTAGTGTGCAACGATTCGTATCCATTTCCTTTGGGAGAAGACACCCAGTCCCGCAGGCGATCCGGATTAGGTCTGTATAGGTCTGTTACAATAGAGTAGGCCTTCCAGCATTCTGTTTTCTCTTTTTCATAAGCCGTATCAATGATAATACGGATCGCAAACAAGTCATATACCTCTTCAAATGGGATAGACTTTTTCCGCATCTTATTCCAGATAGAATGGATAGATTTAGGGCGTCCGAATACTTCGGCTTTAATACCTTGTTCTTCCAGGATTTCTTTAACCGGTCCGACGAAATCCGAAATAAATTTTTCACGCTCGGCTTTCTTTTCATTGAGCTTTTTCGCAATAAATTTATAGGTATCCGGATCCGTATATTTCATGGAAAGATCTTCCAGTTCGGATTTAATTGCGTAGAGCCCTAATCTGTGTGCCAGCGGAGCATAAAGATAACTTGTTTCGGAAGCGATTTTTAACTGCTTGTCACGTGCCATAAACTCCATCGTCCGCATATTATGTAAGCGGTCTGCCAGTTTAATAAGTATAACACGTACATCGTCGGCCAGTGTCAGCAGCATTTTACGGAAGTTTTCCGCCTGCATAGAACTGTTCGGATCGAATATTCCTGATATTTTGGTCAGGCCATCGATGATCCGGGCGACTTTCTTGCCAAACTGATCTTCGATTTCCTGTAAGGTGATGGCTGTATCTTCTACGACATCATGCAACAGTGCACAAACAATAGAGGTGGTACCAAGCCCGATCTCGTCTGCCGCGATTTTGGCTACGGCAATAGGGTGGAAAATATAAGGCTCGCCCGATTTGCGGCGCATTTCCTTGTGACTTTCCAGAGCCAGATCAAATGCTTTACGTATCTCTTGTTTGTCACCGCGTTGTAAAGTCGGCTTGCACGCTCTCAATAAATCTCTATATCTTTTGCGAATTTCTTTGTTTTCAGCTTCAATATCAATCACATACTCTTTCATAAACGTGCTGTAAAATTTTTAAGATACTTTAAATATTTTTATTAAATTAGGACAGAAAAAAGTACCTTTATATGGATATCTGTTTTCATTTGAATAAATGTAGTAAAATTATTTATCAGAATAAAAACAAAAGGCTTTTTTTGATGCAAAAATGAAAATAATATATGTACCCGGATTTGTGCTTTTTCTGCTTCTTCCACTTTTTGGAAACGGGCAGACATTGATTAAACCTCAGTATGGTGGAGGTGAGCCGGAAGTGGTAGAGCATTATGCCACAACTACATTGGATGACGGAGAAGTAGTGCCCTGGTTTCCTATACCGGAAGTGGTCGTGACGGGCAAACGTATATGGAGCAGTGAAGACGCAAAAAAAGAATATCTCAGACTAAGAAGAAATGTATTGCGTGTATTGCCTTATGCCATCTATGCACAAAAAAGATACGATCAGCTGGACAGAGATCTGGCAGTGGTCAATGATAAAAAAGAACAAAAAAGACTGATTAAAGCCTGCGAAGAAGAAATTAAGGAGAAGTTTACCAAGGAAATCAAAAATCTGTCTGTATCACAGGGTAAAATATTAATAAAACTGGTGGACAGACAAACCGGAAAAACCAGCTATGACATGGTGAGAGAAATGAAAGGAGGACTTACTGCATTTTTCTATCAGGGTATCGCAAAAGTATTTGGTCACAATCTGAAAAGCACGTACGATAGTCAGGAAGATTTTGAGATCGAAAACATTATCAGAAGTTTTGAGAGAACGCGTCCGGTAGCATCTCCGCCGCTTCAGTAAAAAAATATAGCCTATGCAATCTGTTTACAATTTTCACGCTTTGGAGTTCAATGGCGAAAAAAAGTCATTGGAAGATTATCATGATAAAGTATTGTTAATTGTTAACACGGCGAGTAAATGTGTATTTACCAGTCAGTACAAAGCATTGGAACGACTTTATAAAAAATATAAGGATCAGGGTTTTGAAGTACTGGCCTTTCCTTCTAATAATTTTAATCAGCAAGAGCCGCTGACCGGACGCCGGCTGGAGACATTTTGTCGCCTGCAGCAGCAGGTTACCTTTCCCGTATTCAAACGAACACATGTAGTGGGAGAGTATGTAGATCCGCTATTTAAGTATCTGTCTCATAAAGAATTAAACGGATCTGTGAATGTCAAACCTTTATGGAATTTTCACAAATATCTCATTAACCGGAAAGGAGAGGTCGTGGATTTCTTTTATCCATTTACAGGGCCCAATTCTTCCCGCATTACGCGTAAAATCGAAGCACTCCTGAACGAATAATGACACTGGAATGAAGGTGAAAATTGTATCTTTGTGCCGGATAATAATGATGTCATAACATGAAATTAGATTTATTGGTAATGACTGTTCATCCTGATGATGCCGAATTAGGAGCAGGAGGAACGATTGCAAAATACGTAGCTGAAGGTAAAAAAGTTGGTATTGTGGACTTGACCAGAGGCGAACTGGGCACGCGCGGAACAGCCGAGACACGGAGCAGAGAAGCTCAGGATGCAGCTGAAATATTAGGTGTAGCTGTCCGTGAAAATCTGGATTTGCGCGACGGTTTTTTCGAAAATAAAGAAATGGAACAACGGGAAATTATAAAGTGTATCCGTAAATTCCAACCTGAGATTGTTATTACAAATGCCTTGTCTGATCGGCATCCGGATCACGGACGTGCGAGCCAGCTGGTCTATGACGCCTTGTTTCTGGCAGGATTGCGTCGTATAGAAACAGAAATAGACGGCAAACCACAGGAAGCTTTTCGTCCCAGACTTTTGCTGCAATTAATACAAGATCAGTATATAAGACCGGATGTGATACTGGATGTCACAGATTACTGGCATATTAAAGAAAAGGCTGTACTGGCCTATAAGACTCAGTTTAATTCTTCAGGTGGTGAGGATGATGAACCCCAAACTTATATCTCTAATCCGGATTTTATGAAATCTACAGAGGGTAGAGGAAAGGAATTCGGAAGAAATATCCAGGTGCAGTATGCGGAAGGATTCACCAGTCGTAAAGTATTGGGGGTTACAGACTTATTTGAACTTATATAGTTTCCGTAAAATTTTAACAGTTTCTAAAAGGAATCTGTATCTTTAGGAGTCGCTTTTCAATAAAAAAAGCGACTCTTTTTTGATCATAAAAGCATGGGTAATCTGAATAATAAACTCAAATCTCGTGTAGCCAGTTTTGGCTATGCAATTAAAGGGCTTAAGGTATTATTCCGTGAGGAAACAAATGCACAGATACATGTACTGGCAGCAATTATTGCCGTTGTTTTGGGATTCTGGCTACATATATCGGGAATGGAATGGATAGCTATTTGCCTGTGTATTGGTCTGGTTATCGCCACGGAAGCGCTCAATACCGCTATCGAACATATAGCCAATATGATTACACTGGATCACCATCCTGGTATTGAACGTATAAAAGATATAGCAGCAGGCGCTGTACTGATTACTGCATGGACTGCCCTGATCGTCGGATTAATTATCTTTTTACCAAAAATTTATAATCTGTTCCTTCTTTGATTATAAAAATATCCATCGTCAACCCGATTTACAAATTTGTTTTATTTCTTTTTAAGATAAGCAATCGATTGCTTAAAGTTAAATTTTTATAATTATTAATACTATATCTTAAATAATGTTAAATCTGATTCCGTAAATTACATCTTAGCACAAAAGCTGATATATTTACGAATAATTCGTATAACCAAGCCTTTGTGATGATAAAATATGTACTCTTATTGTGGTTGACTTTATTGTGCCTGACACAGCTTTATGCACAACACAATCCAAAAATTACAGGTGAAGTAATCGACATAAAAGATAAAGCCAAACTGGAAAAGGCTTCTGTCGTATTGCTTCGTTCCAGAGATTCTGTATTGCAGAGCTACGCCCGCACAGGCGAGAATGGTAAATTTTCCATAACCGCAAAAGATACAGGTGAGTACCTGTTGATCATAAACTATCCCCAATATGCCGATTTTGTAAAAAAGATACATATTCAGGAACAGGCCATTGATATCGGGGCAATAAGTATGTCTAAAACGGCTATTCTATTAGAGGAGGCTCAGGTAACTGGCCGTATACCTGTTGTGATAAAGGGAGATACGATTGAATATGACGCCGCCAGTTTTAAGGTTGAAGAAGGTTCGAAAGTAGAAGAACTGCTAAAAGTGCTTCCCGGAATAACAGTGAATGCAGACGGATCTATTACAGCACAGGGAAAGACCGTAAAAAAAGTTCTTCTGGATGGAGAAGAATTTTTTGGAGACGACCCTACTTTAATCACTAAGAATATCCGCTCAGATATGGTTTCTAAAGTTCAGGTTTATGAAAAGAAATCTGAAATGGCAACACGGACAGGTGTAGATGACGGGGAACGAACACAAACTATTGATATCCGTCTCAAGGAAGAAAGTAAAAAAGGTATGTTTGGGGAGTTGAAGGGCGGTATTGCTCCAGAAAAGTATTATTCGGGCTCTGCGGTCATTAATAAGTTTAAAGGAGCGCAAAAAATGGCCCTATTCGGAGTTACAGGTAACGAGGGCACGGTTGGATTAGGTTATTTTTCTAATCAGAGATTTGGTGTTGGCGGATCGGATGATTCTTCCTTTGAAGGAGGTGGAATTGTTATCCGGGCAGGGGGAGGAGATGAAGGGTTCAATGGAGAATATGCAGGTGGAGGGATCCCGACAGCCATAAACTCAGGAATTACATTCAGTGATAAGACGAAAGACAATAAACAAAAGATCAATTCCAATTACAAATATTCCCGACTGCAGGTAGATAATATCAGTTCATCGTTTAGCCGGGATGAGTTACCGTGATTTTCAAAAATTGAAAATAATACATCAAAGACCAGTAATCTGAATAATGGTCACCAGGCTGGATTACGGTATGATCTGGAACTGGATTCCAGCTCTAATATCACCTTTAATGTAGGGTATAAACTGAATAAAAGAGAGAATACTTCTTTTTCTGAAGGTCTGGAACAAACGCTGGAATACGAACCGATCAATAAAACGGAAGGCCGCTCATTCAATAAGAATACAAATGAAAATACCGACTTATCTGCCTATTACACTAAAAAGTTTAGAAAACCAAAACGTTCTCTTACGCTACGGATAGCTGGAAATATAACCAGGCAAAAGGATGAAAACCAGTATTTTTCCAGTGTGGAATACGTGAATCTGGATAGTCTTGACGTTATTGATCAATTCAAACGTAATTCAGTAAATAATGATCAACTGACTTCTTCTTTTAATTATTCCGAACCTTTGAGTAAGTCGATTACGGCAAATGTCGGCTACGAATATGCCTGGTATCAATCAAAAACACTGGAACAATCTTTTAACAAAGATCCGCTTACAGAGGAATATACAGATCTCGATGAGAGCGTACTGAATGATTTAACTTATCACAATTACCGTAACACAGGTAATCTCGGCTTTAACTATATCGCTGATAAACTTACTGTTAGTATCAACAACAGACTGACTTCGTCTGCTAATGTAAGAGATGACTATGGGGATCAATCTAAACTGGATGTGACGCAATTGTCGTATAATCCTAATGTTAACATCAACTATAAGCTTAGTAAAAGTAAAAGTGTACGACTTAATTATTCCGGAAATACACTGCAACCTTCCTTAAGCCAGATAAAACCTTTGCGTCAGAATACAGATCAAAGAACCGAATTTCTGCCTAATGAGGATTTAGAGGGAGGATACAGAAATAGCCTTTCCGCTTCCTTTAATTCGTACCGCCAACTCAAACAGCAATCCTTCTTCTTGAATGCAAGTATCGGAAATGTGGTGGACAATATCACTTCGTTTGTGACGCTAAATCCAACGACGGGGCAACGGACATTACAGTATGTAAATGTATCCGATAAACAGAATTTCAATGCAAATATCTACGGATCGTTTTCTTTTACAGCGTTCAAAAAATTAGATTTGAAAGTGTCTCCGAGCCTTTCAGCCAGTTATAACAGGTCTTATAATTATGTGACGACTACTGCTTCGGAACCGGAGCTTAACCGCAGTGAGCGAATGAATTACTCTTTCGGTCTCGGAGTTTACAGATATGCTAAGACAGGGTTTAATTTTAATGTAAATCTCAGACCGGGTTTCAGCAAAATGAATTCAAGTATTCAGCCTCAGCTTAACAATAATGCCTTTACCATCAGTAACTCCGGAACATTTAGTTATATCTTCCCTCAGGACTTTAAACTGAGTATTGATGTTAACCAAAATTACCAGGGAGCGACAGGTGTATACGCAAAACCAATTCACAATATGTATGTGAATTCTTATGTATCCAAGAAGTTTTTCAAAGATAAAAGTCTGGAGACTCAGGTATCCGTCAACGACCTCTTTAATGAAAGAAATGGTATTAACAGAAGTCAAAGCGGCTCTACTTTTTTCGAAACTCAAAACAATGTCATAAATCGATTTTTTATGTTTAGAGTCATTTATAATTTTACGACAATGAAGGGAGGCAGTAAAAATGAACAATAGATTTGTATTTCTTGCTCTGCTTTTCTGTTTATTAATGGTAAAATGTGTTCAGGCACAATATGCCTTTTTTCCTGAAAACGGAACCATTACCTACGAGCGTAAGTTTCATCTGCATAATTATGTCAAGAATCAGCTCAAGAAATCTCAAAATTTGGGTGGGTATTCGGGCATCTATTTTGATGGTCTGTTGAAAAATTCACCTGCTGAGCTGATAACTAAAAATACCCTGAATTTTAATACTACGGAAACATTTTTTGAAAATGTTAAAGAAGACTTTCCGGCAAATCAACGCTATCTCCTGCAAAATCAGGAATATTACAGTGACACCAAAACATACAGTAATTTCAAAACAGGTACTTTTAAAAAACTGCTGTCCTTTGGGGAAGACGAATTGCAGCTGGCAGACAGTATAGCTGAAATT
The Sphingobacterium spiritivorum genome window above contains:
- a CDS encoding RelA/SpoT family protein, whose amino-acid sequence is MKEYVIDIEAENKEIRKRYRDLLRACKPTLQRGDKQEIRKAFDLALESHKEMRRKSGEPYIFHPIAVAKIAADEIGLGTTSIVCALLHDVVEDTAITLQEIEDQFGKKVARIIDGLTKISGIFDPNSSMQAENFRKMLLTLADDVRVILIKLADRLHNMRTMEFMARDKQLKIASETSYLYAPLAHRLGLYAIKSELEDLSMKYTDPDTYKFIAKKLNEKKAEREKFISDFVGPVKEILEEQGIKAEVFGRPKSIHSIWNKMRKKSIPFEEVYDLFAIRIIIDTAYEKEKTECWKAYSIVTDLYRPNPDRLRDWVSSPKGNGYESLHTTVMGPRGQWVEVQIRTKRMNEIAEKGFAAHWKYKESNSDSGLDQWIQKVRDVLSSADSNALDFVDDFKMNLFSDEIFIFTPKGTLIQLPNDATALDFAFEIHSDIGATCIGAKVNHKLVPLSHKLQNGDQVEIITSGKQVPKEDWLNFVVTAKAKSKIRSSLKEEKRRVAEDGKEILERKLKSLKITYNTDNINKISNYFKFPSSQELFYNVAKGTIDIKNLRDYAASEKLIDTSPSQFSSHISGLVEKINKKDLDTLLIGDDLQEVDYTLAPCCNPIPGDDVFGFLTVNDGIKIHRTSCPNASKLMANYGYRILKAKWASSTSNNVAFLTGLRIVGIDDVGLVNKITTVISQEFKVNIRSLSISSNEGIFEGNIMVFVNDTDQLDNLIKNLKHISGITGVTRYESEN
- a CDS encoding DUF4294 domain-containing protein, encoding MKIIYVPGFVLFLLLPLFGNGQTLIKPQYGGGEPEVVEHYATTTLDDGEVVPWFPIPEVVVTGKRIWSSEDAKKEYLRLRRNVLRVLPYAIYAQKRYDQLDRDLAVVNDKKEQKRLIKACEEEIKEKFTKEIKNLSVSQGKILIKLVDRQTGKTSYDMVREMKGGLTAFFYQGIAKVFGHNLKSTYDSQEDFEIENIIRSFERTRPVASPPLQ
- a CDS encoding glutathione peroxidase, coding for MQSVYNFHALEFNGEKKSLEDYHDKVLLIVNTASKCVFTSQYKALERLYKKYKDQGFEVLAFPSNNFNQQEPLTGRRLETFCRLQQQVTFPVFKRTHVVGEYVDPLFKYLSHKELNGSVNVKPLWNFHKYLINRKGEVVDFFYPFTGPNSSRITRKIEALLNE
- the bshB1 gene encoding bacillithiol biosynthesis deacetylase BshB1 — translated: MKLDLLVMTVHPDDAELGAGGTIAKYVAEGKKVGIVDLTRGELGTRGTAETRSREAQDAAEILGVAVRENLDLRDGFFENKEMEQREIIKCIRKFQPEIVITNALSDRHPDHGRASQLVYDALFLAGLRRIETEIDGKPQEAFRPRLLLQLIQDQYIRPDVILDVTDYWHIKEKAVLAYKTQFNSSGGEDDEPQTYISNPDFMKSTEGRGKEFGRNIQVQYAEGFTSRKVLGVTDLFELI
- a CDS encoding diacylglycerol kinase family protein; its protein translation is MGNLNNKLKSRVASFGYAIKGLKVLFREETNAQIHVLAAIIAVVLGFWLHISGMEWIAICLCIGLVIATEALNTAIEHIANMITLDHHPGIERIKDIAAGAVLITAWTALIVGLIIFLPKIYNLFLL
- a CDS encoding carboxypeptidase regulatory-like domain-containing protein codes for the protein MIKYVLLLWLTLLCLTQLYAQHNPKITGEVIDIKDKAKLEKASVVLLRSRDSVLQSYARTGENGKFSITAKDTGEYLLIINYPQYADFVKKIHIQEQAIDIGAISMSKTAILLEEAQVTGRIPVVIKGDTIEYDAASFKVEEGSKVEELLKVLPGITVNADGSITAQGKTVKKVLLDGEEFFGDDPTLITKNIRSDMVSKVQVYEKKSEMATRTGVDDGERTQTIDIRLKEESKKGMFGELKGGIAPEKYYSGSAVINKFKGAQKMALFGVTGNEGTVGLGYFSNQRFGVGGSDDSSFEGGGIVIRAGGGDEGFNGEYAGGGIPTAINSGITFSDKTKDNKQKINSNYKYSRLQVDNISSSFSRDELP
- a CDS encoding outer membrane beta-barrel protein; this encodes MTRQKDENQYFSSVEYVNLDSLDVIDQFKRNSVNNDQLTSSFNYSEPLSKSITANVGYEYAWYQSKTLEQSFNKDPLTEEYTDLDESVLNDLTYHNYRNTGNLGFNYIADKLTVSINNRLTSSANVRDDYGDQSKLDVTQLSYNPNVNINYKLSKSKSVRLNYSGNTLQPSLSQIKPLRQNTDQRTEFLPNEDLEGGYRNSLSASFNSYRQLKQQSFFLNASIGNVVDNITSFVTLNPTTGQRTLQYVNVSDKQNFNANIYGSFSFTAFKKLDLKVSPSLSASYNRSYNYVTTTASEPELNRSERMNYSFGLGVYRYAKTGFNFNVNLRPGFSKMNSSIQPQLNNNAFTISNSGTFSYIFPQDFKLSIDVNQNYQGATGVYAKPIHNMYVNSYVSKKFFKDKSLETQVSVNDLFNERNGINRSQSGSTFFETQNNVINRFFMFRVIYNFTTMKGGSKNEQ
- a CDS encoding GLPGLI family protein, yielding MNNRFVFLALLFCLLMVKCVQAQYAFFPENGTITYERKFHLHNYVKNQLKKSQNLGGYSGIYFDGLLKNSPAELITKNTLNFNTTETFFENVKEDFPANQRYLLQNQEYYSDTKTYSNFKTGTFKKLLSFGEDELQLADSIAEIKWKFTDEYRNILGYDCRRVNGVMQDSVYIVAFYTPQIPVPGGPELINGLPGMILGVAIPSYNLNYFATKVELSQVAVPANVTKNKKAVPQTKAEISKKLKELMKWMGNKDLQRLFL